A genomic segment from Janthinobacterium sp. 64 encodes:
- a CDS encoding ABC transporter substrate-binding protein: MTFEDKNKPLHICASSDCDCGLTRRDFLRMSALATASVASPLLFAGDAMAQQGPKGDDQPVKIGYLPITDATPLLVAHARKMFEAEGLQAETPRLFRSWAQIIEAFVAGQVNVIHLLSPATLWVRYGAKFPAKVVAWNHVNGSALTVANEINKVSDLGGRTVAIPFWYSIHNILLQQILSSNGLTPVTRARNAAIKPNEVNLIVLAPAEMVSALASKSIAGYIVAEPFNAAAENAGIGKILRFSGDVWKNHACCVTFLSERDINTRPEWAQKVTNAIVKAQLWTRSNQVDTAKLLSNVGEHRYTPHPLQVLTKVLATTDYAGYEKQGLIVHKNWQQRRIDFQPYPFASYTEELVRAIGRTKVEGDTRFLANLDPKFAARDLVDDRFVRKAITAVGGPAAFGLPANLLRSETVAV; encoded by the coding sequence ATGACATTCGAAGATAAAAACAAACCCCTGCACATCTGCGCCTCGTCCGATTGCGACTGCGGCCTGACGCGGCGCGACTTCCTGCGCATGTCGGCCCTGGCCACGGCCAGCGTCGCCTCGCCCCTGCTGTTCGCCGGCGACGCCATGGCCCAGCAAGGCCCGAAAGGCGACGACCAACCCGTGAAAATCGGCTACCTGCCGATCACCGACGCCACCCCGCTGCTCGTCGCCCACGCTCGTAAAATGTTCGAAGCGGAAGGCTTGCAGGCCGAAACGCCACGCCTGTTCCGCAGCTGGGCACAGATCATCGAAGCGTTCGTCGCCGGCCAGGTCAACGTCATCCACTTGCTGTCCCCGGCCACCCTCTGGGTGCGCTACGGCGCCAAGTTCCCGGCGAAAGTCGTCGCCTGGAACCACGTCAATGGTTCCGCCCTGACGGTGGCCAACGAGATCAACAAGGTCTCCGACCTGGGCGGACGCACGGTCGCGATTCCCTTCTGGTACTCGATCCACAACATCCTGCTGCAGCAAATCCTGTCCTCGAATGGCTTGACGCCGGTCACGCGCGCGCGCAACGCGGCCATCAAGCCGAATGAAGTCAACCTGATCGTGCTGGCGCCTGCCGAAATGGTCTCGGCCCTGGCCAGCAAGTCGATTGCCGGCTACATCGTGGCAGAACCCTTCAATGCGGCGGCGGAAAACGCCGGCATCGGCAAGATCCTGCGCTTCTCGGGCGACGTGTGGAAAAACCATGCGTGCTGCGTCACTTTCCTGTCCGAGCGCGACATCAACACGCGTCCCGAATGGGCGCAAAAGGTCACCAACGCCATCGTCAAGGCGCAGCTGTGGACGCGCTCGAACCAGGTCGACACGGCCAAGCTGCTGTCGAACGTGGGCGAGCACCGCTACACGCCGCATCCGCTGCAGGTGCTGACCAAGGTGCTGGCCACCACCGATTACGCCGGCTACGAAAAGCAGGGCCTGATCGTGCACAAGAACTGGCAGCAGCGCCGCATCGACTTCCAGCCGTATCCGTTTGCTTCGTACACGGAAGAACTGGTGCGCGCCATCGGCCGCACCAAGGTCGAGGGCGATACGCGCTTCCTGGCCAACCTCGATCCGAAGTTCGCCGCGCGCGACCTGGTCGATGACCGCTTCGTGCGCAAGGCCATCACGGCAGTCGGCGGCCCGGCCGCCTTCGGCTTGCCGGCCAACCTGCTGCGCAGCGAAACCGTGGCGGTCTGA
- a CDS encoding carboxymuconolactone decarboxylase family protein encodes MSRLTLHTLDTAPADSRPFVEKAIANNGFLPNLIGVLANAPLALETYLTVSGINGRASLSLMEREVVQITAARIHGCDFCIAGHSAISLKKAGQTPDTVRALQHGQPTNDAKLDAVAAFATAVIATRGAVSDAEYQAFLAAGYNEQQALEVVLGISLATLCNFSNSLAGTPVNPQLTPYLPGAV; translated from the coding sequence ATGTCCCGTCTGACGCTGCACACTCTCGATACCGCCCCGGCCGATAGCCGCCCCTTCGTGGAAAAAGCCATCGCCAACAATGGCTTCCTGCCCAACCTGATCGGCGTGCTGGCCAATGCCCCGCTGGCCCTGGAAACCTATCTGACCGTCTCCGGCATCAACGGGCGCGCCAGCTTGAGCCTGATGGAACGCGAAGTGGTGCAGATCACGGCCGCGCGCATCCACGGCTGCGATTTCTGCATCGCCGGCCATAGCGCCATCTCGCTGAAAAAAGCGGGCCAGACGCCGGACACGGTGCGCGCCCTGCAGCACGGCCAGCCGACGAACGACGCAAAACTCGACGCCGTCGCCGCCTTCGCCACGGCCGTCATCGCCACGCGCGGCGCCGTCAGCGACGCCGAATATCAAGCCTTCCTGGCCGCCGGCTACAACGAGCAGCAGGCGCTGGAAGTGGTGCTGGGCATCAGCCTGGCCACCCTGTGCAATTTCTCCAACAGCCTGGCCGGCACGCCCGTCAATCCGCAATTGACGCCCTACCTGCCTGGCGCCGTCTGA
- a CDS encoding H-NS histone family protein: MDLSTMTMLELRKLEDNVKQELNSREREDLNKAREQIMAIAQQAGIPLKQLILDGLHPRTGKVAVRYRHPDNAAQQWTGRGRQPLWVRQWVESGKSIDLLRV, translated from the coding sequence ATGGATCTGTCGACGATGACGATGCTGGAATTGCGCAAGCTGGAAGATAATGTGAAGCAGGAATTGAACAGCCGCGAGCGTGAAGATTTGAACAAGGCGCGCGAACAGATCATGGCCATCGCGCAGCAAGCGGGCATTCCGCTGAAACAGCTGATACTCGACGGCTTGCACCCGCGCACGGGCAAAGTCGCGGTACGTTACCGCCATCCTGACAATGCTGCCCAACAATGGACAGGCCGTGGTCGCCAGCCGCTGTGGGTCAGGCAGTGGGTGGAATCGGGCAAGTCCATCGATCTGCTGCGCGTATAA
- a CDS encoding phosphomannomutase/phosphoglucomutase, translating to MLPLSRTIFKAYDIRGIIAKTLDASVAYKIGQAFGQAALAKGEQRVVIGRDGRLSGPELTAALAQGLQAAGVDVIDLGVVATPMVYFGTNVLDTRSGIMVTGSHNPPDYNGFKMVLAGEAIHGEAIQALYHSIVAHDGSASAKDVANPGAYATHDIRAAYLQRILGDVKLARPIKIAVDCGNGVAGAFAGDLFRGMGCEVIELFCDVDGNFPNHHPDPAHPENLQDLIRCLAETDAEIGIAFDGDGDRLGVVTKDGQIIYPDRQMMLFAADVLTRHPGAQILYDVKCTRHLAPWISKHGGVPLMYKTGHSLVKAKLRETGAPLGGEMSGHIFFKDRWYGFDDGMYSAARLLEILTREADPSALLNSLPQSDSTPELHLKLQEGENVALMDMLRRDAVFPGNEQIITIDGLRVEYADGFGLARSSNTTPVIVMRFEAETPAALARIQGQFKSVILAAKPDAVLPF from the coding sequence ATGCTTCCATTGTCCAGAACGATCTTCAAGGCCTACGATATTCGCGGCATCATTGCTAAAACCCTCGATGCCAGCGTGGCCTACAAGATCGGTCAGGCATTTGGCCAGGCCGCCCTGGCCAAGGGTGAGCAGCGGGTCGTGATCGGCCGCGATGGCCGCCTGTCGGGACCGGAACTGACGGCAGCGCTGGCGCAGGGCTTGCAAGCGGCCGGCGTCGACGTGATCGACCTGGGCGTGGTGGCCACGCCGATGGTGTACTTCGGCACGAATGTGCTCGACACGCGCTCCGGCATCATGGTCACGGGCAGTCACAATCCGCCTGACTACAATGGTTTCAAGATGGTGCTGGCGGGCGAAGCGATCCACGGCGAAGCGATCCAGGCGCTGTACCACAGCATCGTCGCCCACGACGGCAGCGCCAGCGCCAAGGACGTTGCCAACCCGGGAGCCTATGCCACGCACGATATCCGCGCCGCCTACCTGCAGCGCATCCTGGGCGACGTCAAGCTGGCGCGCCCGATCAAGATCGCCGTCGATTGCGGCAATGGCGTGGCCGGCGCCTTCGCGGGCGACCTGTTCCGCGGCATGGGCTGCGAAGTCATCGAACTGTTCTGCGACGTCGATGGCAATTTCCCGAACCACCATCCGGACCCGGCGCATCCGGAAAACCTGCAAGACCTGATCCGCTGCCTGGCCGAGACGGATGCGGAGATCGGCATCGCCTTCGATGGCGACGGCGACCGCCTGGGCGTGGTCACCAAGGATGGCCAGATCATCTACCCTGACCGCCAGATGATGCTGTTTGCCGCCGACGTGCTGACCCGCCATCCGGGCGCGCAAATCCTGTACGACGTGAAATGCACGCGCCACCTGGCGCCGTGGATCAGCAAACATGGCGGCGTGCCGCTGATGTACAAGACCGGCCACTCGCTGGTAAAAGCCAAGCTGCGCGAAACGGGTGCGCCGCTGGGCGGCGAAATGAGCGGCCATATCTTCTTCAAGGACCGCTGGTACGGTTTCGACGACGGCATGTATTCGGCCGCGCGCCTGCTGGAAATCCTCACGCGTGAAGCCGATCCTTCGGCCCTGCTCAATTCCCTGCCGCAGTCCGACAGCACGCCGGAACTGCACCTGAAACTGCAGGAAGGCGAGAACGTTGCGTTGATGGACATGCTGCGCCGCGACGCCGTCTTCCCGGGCAATGAACAGATCATCACCATCGATGGCTTGCGCGTGGAATACGCGGACGGCTTCGGCCTGGCCCGCTCGTCCAACACCACGCCGGTGATCGTCATGCGCTTCGAGGCGGAAACGCCGGCAGCCCTGGCGCGCATCCAGGGCCAGTTCAAGAGCGTGATCCTGGCCGCCAAGCCTGACGCCGTCCTGCCGTTCTGA
- a CDS encoding symmetrical bis(5'-nucleosyl)-tetraphosphatase: MKTYFIGDLQGCHAQTVELIERIQAAADGPYRLLFAGDLINRGPASLATLRHVHALAQQGLADSVLGNHDLHLLAVANGIRPEHASDTLAEILDAPDRGELLAWLRQRPLAMQHQGHVLVHAGLLPQWSAAQALSLSGEVSAMLRSDEWVAFLRTMYGNEPAAWRDDLQGADRLRCIVNAMTRLRFCTPDGVMDFKMKESGSPPPGSGLLPWFDVPGRRSAGDTIVFGHWSALGLQLREHLIGLDSGCVWGGKLSAVCLEDRSLLQVDCPAFQQHSGKR, encoded by the coding sequence ATGAAAACTTACTTTATCGGCGATCTGCAAGGCTGCCATGCACAAACCGTTGAACTGATCGAACGGATCCAGGCGGCAGCCGATGGCCCCTACCGCCTGCTGTTCGCTGGCGACTTGATCAACCGCGGTCCGGCCTCGCTGGCTACGCTGCGCCACGTACACGCGCTGGCGCAGCAAGGCCTGGCCGACAGCGTCCTGGGCAACCATGACTTGCATTTGCTGGCCGTGGCCAACGGCATCCGCCCCGAGCATGCGTCCGATACGCTGGCCGAGATCCTCGACGCCCCCGACCGCGGGGAGTTGCTCGCCTGGCTGCGCCAGCGCCCGCTCGCCATGCAGCACCAGGGCCATGTACTCGTGCATGCGGGCCTGCTGCCGCAATGGAGCGCGGCCCAGGCCCTGTCCCTGAGCGGCGAAGTGTCCGCCATGCTGCGCAGCGACGAGTGGGTGGCCTTCCTGCGCACCATGTACGGCAACGAACCGGCCGCCTGGCGCGACGACCTGCAGGGCGCCGACCGGCTGCGCTGCATCGTCAACGCCATGACGCGGCTGCGTTTTTGCACGCCGGACGGCGTGATGGACTTCAAGATGAAGGAGAGCGGCAGCCCGCCACCCGGCTCCGGCCTGCTGCCGTGGTTCGACGTGCCGGGACGGCGCAGCGCGGGCGACACCATCGTCTTCGGCCACTGGTCGGCGCTGGGACTGCAGTTGCGGGAACACCTGATCGGCCTCGATAGCGGCTGCGTCTGGGGTGGAAAACTGTCGGCCGTGTGCCTGGAAGACCGCTCCTTGCTGCAGGTCGATTGCCCCGCCTTCCAGCAGCACAGCGGCAAGCGCTAA
- a CDS encoding ABC transporter permease: MASKLFTKFGLPLVGLACALLLWSMGVTALEKSTPIATAFAPLPTALAFQEMVGGADIWLHVVLSLQRVAVGLGLAIIIGVPLGVLVAMSKSFSGAAMPLFQLLRMISPLSWMPIAVMVLGVGDAPVYFLLAFAAVWPILLNTAAGVARLDPNWLLLARSLSATRSEIVFKVILPGITADILTGVRLAIGIIWIVLVPAEMLGVSAGLGYFILDTRDRLAYSELMAAIVLIGILGFMLDYLARAAHARWLHVKN, from the coding sequence ATGGCGAGCAAGTTGTTCACGAAGTTCGGCCTGCCCCTCGTGGGGCTGGCCTGTGCCTTGCTGTTGTGGTCCATGGGCGTGACGGCGCTGGAGAAATCCACGCCGATTGCCACCGCCTTTGCGCCGCTGCCCACGGCGCTGGCGTTCCAGGAGATGGTGGGCGGTGCGGATATCTGGCTGCACGTGGTACTGAGCCTGCAACGGGTGGCGGTCGGCCTGGGACTGGCGATCATCATCGGTGTGCCGCTGGGCGTGCTGGTGGCCATGTCGAAAAGCTTTTCCGGCGCGGCCATGCCGCTGTTCCAGCTGCTGCGCATGATTTCGCCGCTGTCGTGGATGCCGATCGCCGTGATGGTGCTCGGCGTCGGTGACGCGCCCGTGTATTTTCTACTGGCGTTTGCGGCCGTCTGGCCGATTTTGCTCAATACGGCGGCCGGCGTGGCCCGGCTCGATCCGAACTGGCTGCTGCTGGCGCGCAGCCTGTCGGCCACGCGCAGCGAAATCGTCTTCAAGGTGATTTTGCCGGGCATCACGGCCGATATTCTGACGGGCGTGCGCCTCGCCATCGGCATCATCTGGATCGTGCTGGTGCCGGCGGAAATGCTGGGCGTGTCGGCCGGCCTCGGCTACTTCATCCTCGACACGCGCGACCGCCTCGCGTACTCGGAACTGATGGCCGCCATCGTGCTGATCGGGATTTTAGGGTTTATGCTCGACTACCTTGCCCGCGCCGCGCATGCGCGCTGGCTGCACGTCAAGAACTAA
- a CDS encoding ABC transporter ATP-binding protein, translated as MSATDWALQAQDLSYAYPGTAPVFQHVTLGVRKREIVCLLGGSGCGKSSLLRVLAGLQPPSTGEIQFLDAPMREPDPRSALVFQQASLLPWLNVTGNAGFGLDFKHQPQLTRAAHEARVAQAIEAVGLKGREKLYPSALSGGMAQRVALARALAREPELLFADEPFSALDAITRAEMQSLLVDVVHRWHTAVLLVTHDIDEAILVADRILLMGGKPGNIVREWPVAIDQPRIGHSADVIALKMDILDALQALQKQDQAPAFAPH; from the coding sequence ATGAGCGCGACTGATTGGGCGCTGCAGGCACAGGACCTGAGCTACGCCTATCCTGGCACAGCGCCCGTGTTCCAGCACGTCACGCTGGGCGTGCGCAAGCGCGAAATCGTCTGTCTTCTGGGCGGCAGCGGCTGCGGCAAATCGAGCCTGCTGCGCGTGCTGGCCGGCTTGCAGCCGCCATCCACGGGCGAGATCCAGTTCCTCGACGCGCCCATGCGCGAGCCGGACCCGCGCAGCGCGCTCGTCTTCCAGCAAGCGAGCCTCCTGCCCTGGCTGAACGTCACGGGCAACGCCGGCTTCGGCCTGGACTTCAAGCACCAGCCGCAGCTGACGCGCGCAGCGCATGAGGCGCGCGTGGCGCAAGCCATCGAAGCGGTCGGCTTGAAGGGCCGTGAAAAGCTGTATCCGTCCGCGCTGTCGGGCGGCATGGCGCAGCGCGTGGCCCTGGCCCGTGCTCTCGCGCGCGAACCGGAACTGCTGTTCGCCGACGAACCGTTTTCCGCCCTCGACGCCATCACCCGCGCCGAGATGCAATCCTTGCTGGTCGACGTGGTGCACCGCTGGCACACGGCCGTGCTGCTCGTCACGCACGATATCGACGAAGCGATTCTCGTGGCCGACCGCATCTTGCTGATGGGCGGCAAGCCGGGCAACATCGTGCGCGAATGGCCCGTCGCCATCGACCAGCCACGCATTGGCCACAGCGCCGACGTCATCGCCCTGAAAATGGACATCCTCGACGCCCTGCAGGCGCTGCAAAAGCAGGATCAAGCGCCTGCCTTTGCTCCCCATTAA
- a CDS encoding acyl-CoA dehydrogenase family protein, translated as MGQLNHWLHTHADQLDQSSELAEAVLPALAGDQLLAIGVPREHGGAGGDVRDAIDAIAKVAEQSVTAAFVFWGQRCFIEFLLQSENRALAERRLPGLLAGTQAGASGLSNAMKFLSGIEQLQITGARHDDGLLVDGGLAWVTNLRKAGFVAAAAVAPNDGAPPVIVAFDSGTAGVKRSDDLDLIALRGSNTASVKLAQVHIPAADIISDNAPAWLPQVRPSFLGMQCGLSIGLARASLAKAAQISAGSRNQLTPRIEALQATLEGAVTTLLAGVHDGRFRTQAPAMFRLRIQLADVLQQALMLELQAMGGRAYLNAEQQGFARRWRESSFIPIVTPSLTQLQAALQLFDSQQAAKAGASA; from the coding sequence ATGGGCCAGCTCAATCACTGGCTGCACACGCATGCCGACCAGCTCGACCAATCGTCGGAACTGGCTGAAGCCGTTTTGCCGGCGCTCGCTGGCGACCAGTTGCTGGCCATCGGCGTGCCGCGGGAACACGGCGGCGCGGGCGGCGACGTGCGCGACGCCATCGACGCCATCGCCAAAGTGGCCGAGCAATCGGTGACGGCCGCCTTTGTCTTCTGGGGCCAGCGCTGCTTCATCGAATTCCTGCTGCAAAGCGAGAACCGCGCGCTGGCCGAGCGCCGCTTGCCCGGCCTGCTGGCAGGCACGCAGGCAGGCGCCAGCGGTTTGTCGAACGCCATGAAATTCTTGTCCGGCATCGAGCAGCTGCAAATCACGGGCGCGCGCCACGATGACGGCCTGCTCGTCGACGGCGGCCTGGCCTGGGTGACGAACTTGCGCAAGGCGGGCTTCGTCGCGGCCGCCGCCGTGGCGCCCAACGACGGCGCGCCACCCGTCATCGTCGCCTTCGACAGCGGCACGGCAGGCGTCAAACGCAGCGACGACCTGGACCTGATCGCTCTGCGCGGCAGCAATACGGCTTCCGTCAAGCTGGCGCAGGTGCACATCCCCGCCGCGGATATCATCAGCGACAATGCGCCGGCCTGGCTGCCGCAAGTGCGCCCGTCGTTCCTCGGCATGCAGTGCGGCCTGTCGATCGGCCTGGCGCGCGCCAGCCTGGCAAAAGCGGCGCAGATTTCCGCCGGTTCGCGCAACCAACTCACGCCGCGCATCGAAGCGCTGCAAGCGACCTTGGAAGGCGCCGTCACGACCCTGCTGGCCGGCGTGCACGATGGCCGCTTCAGGACGCAGGCACCGGCCATGTTCCGCCTGCGCATACAGCTGGCCGACGTGCTGCAGCAGGCGCTGATGCTGGAACTGCAAGCCATGGGTGGCCGCGCCTATTTGAACGCCGAGCAGCAGGGCTTTGCCCGCCGCTGGCGCGAATCGTCGTTCATCCCCATCGTCACTCCCAGCCTGACGCAATTGCAGGCGGCCTTGCAGCTGTTCGACAGCCAGCAGGCGGCCAAGGCGGGAGCGTCGGCATGA
- the waaC gene encoding lipopolysaccharide heptosyltransferase I has translation MAGQPGAQAPLKILLVRVSSLGDVLHNLPMVADIARHFPNATIDWVVEEGYTSLVRLNPRVGTIFPFALRRWRKGLGKKETRAEIAAFFRSLRQTRYDYVFDTQGLLKTGIIMGAARLAPGGQKVGLANGSEGSGYEGISRIFHTKSIPLDPRTHAVARGRMVAAAALGYTLDTPADFGLPEVSGSEPRPDWMGVAPYCVYFHGTARDAKKWAPENWIALGHALAPMPILLPWGSPKEKAEAEVLAAGLPNARVLPKLSMGDATLLARHAALVVGVDTGLTHIAAAFVRPTVEIYADSPLWKTEGNWSPKIINLGDMGAPPGVPEVLAAAQRLLADYPPA, from the coding sequence ATGGCCGGTCAACCTGGCGCACAGGCGCCCTTGAAAATCCTGCTGGTGCGCGTGTCTTCGCTGGGCGACGTGCTGCATAACCTGCCGATGGTGGCGGACATCGCCCGCCATTTCCCGAACGCGACCATCGACTGGGTGGTGGAAGAGGGCTACACCAGCCTGGTGCGCCTGAACCCGCGCGTGGGAACCATCTTCCCGTTTGCGCTGCGGCGCTGGCGCAAGGGCCTGGGCAAGAAGGAGACGCGCGCGGAAATCGCCGCCTTCTTCCGCAGCCTGCGCCAGACGCGCTACGATTATGTGTTCGATACCCAGGGCTTGCTCAAGACGGGCATCATCATGGGCGCCGCGCGCCTGGCGCCGGGCGGACAGAAGGTCGGCCTGGCCAACGGCAGCGAGGGCTCGGGCTACGAAGGTATCTCGCGCATCTTTCACACGAAAAGCATTCCGCTCGATCCACGCACGCATGCGGTAGCGCGCGGCCGCATGGTGGCCGCCGCGGCACTCGGCTACACGCTCGATACGCCGGCCGATTTCGGCTTGCCGGAAGTGTCAGGCAGCGAGCCGCGCCCGGACTGGATGGGCGTGGCGCCATACTGCGTGTATTTCCACGGCACCGCGCGCGACGCCAAGAAATGGGCGCCGGAAAACTGGATCGCCCTGGGCCATGCGCTGGCACCGATGCCGATTTTGCTGCCCTGGGGTTCTCCCAAGGAAAAGGCGGAAGCAGAAGTACTGGCGGCCGGCCTGCCGAATGCGCGCGTGCTGCCGAAGCTGTCGATGGGCGATGCCACCCTGCTGGCGCGCCACGCGGCGCTGGTGGTCGGCGTCGACACGGGCCTGACGCATATCGCCGCCGCCTTTGTGCGTCCGACGGTGGAAATCTATGCCGATTCGCCGCTGTGGAAAACGGAAGGCAACTGGTCGCCGAAAATCATCAACCTGGGCGACATGGGTGCGCCGCCCGGCGTGCCGGAAGTGCTGGCCGCGGCACAGCGCCTGCTGGCCGACTATCCTCCCGCCTGA
- a CDS encoding AraC family transcriptional regulator, translated as MHPDTDRLARWLLGSLELDTAVLHVGQYCGRWRASTAGRELGSFHLVLDGHCYLHLDGAAPIALGPRDGVFLLRDLPHFLSPHSDPLQAVSAQAMLPLQASTDQPATALACGFFQFRGALSALIVDSFPPYLLIRGDAHAFSAAAALFDLILAEAGGDPEQPSPLIARLVELLFFYLIRHVAQGEQVAAGLLSLLHQPAFSPLLERMLDAPADDWSIENMAKAACMSRASFCKHFASASGHSPAQFLLLLRMKIAARRLHDGVSVERAAELVGYRSHAAFTRAFKRVTGEQPGAYRRDQRLRQLAS; from the coding sequence ATGCATCCTGATACCGACAGACTGGCGCGCTGGCTGCTCGGCAGCCTGGAACTCGACACCGCCGTCCTGCATGTGGGCCAGTACTGCGGCCGCTGGCGCGCTTCCACGGCGGGGCGGGAACTGGGCAGCTTTCACCTGGTGCTCGACGGCCACTGCTATCTGCACCTCGATGGCGCGGCGCCGATTGCGCTCGGCCCGCGCGACGGCGTCTTCCTGCTGCGCGACTTGCCGCACTTCCTCAGCCCCCACAGCGACCCGCTGCAGGCGGTCAGCGCGCAAGCGATGCTGCCGCTGCAAGCGTCCACGGACCAGCCGGCGACGGCGCTGGCTTGCGGCTTCTTTCAATTTCGCGGCGCCCTCTCCGCGCTGATCGTCGACTCGTTTCCGCCGTATCTGCTGATACGCGGCGACGCGCACGCCTTCAGCGCCGCTGCCGCGCTGTTCGACCTGATCCTGGCGGAAGCGGGCGGCGATCCGGAACAGCCGTCACCCCTCATCGCGCGCCTGGTCGAACTGCTGTTCTTTTACCTGATCCGCCATGTGGCGCAGGGCGAGCAGGTGGCGGCCGGCCTGCTGTCGCTGCTGCACCAGCCCGCGTTTTCGCCGCTGCTCGAACGCATGCTCGACGCGCCCGCCGACGACTGGTCGATCGAGAACATGGCCAAGGCGGCGTGCATGTCGCGCGCCAGCTTCTGCAAGCATTTTGCCAGCGCCAGCGGCCACTCGCCGGCCCAGTTCCTGCTCCTGCTGCGCATGAAGATCGCCGCGCGGCGCCTGCACGACGGCGTCTCCGTCGAACGCGCGGCCGAACTGGTGGGCTACCGGTCCCACGCCGCCTTCACGCGCGCCTTCAAGCGGGTCACGGGCGAGCAGCCGGGCGCCTACCGGCGCGACCAGAGATTGCGCCAGCTAGCCAGCTGA
- the waaA gene encoding lipid IV(A) 3-deoxy-D-manno-octulosonic acid transferase — translation MRLLYTLAWWLALPLVLARLWLRGRQEPGYRQHWGERLGFYPRQQAPAPATLWLHAVSVGETRAAEPLIDALLAAWPACRIVLTHMTPTGRATGKTLFAKHGARLVQSYLPYDTGAMPARFIRHFAPRICILMETEVWPNLIHQCNRYKVPVVLANARLSQRSLGKAQRLGKLIADAARGITLVAAQTQDDAERVRLLGVRNVVVTGSIKFDVVVPAAALATGAALRSAIDASSHPRPVLLCASTRGGEEHLLLDAYIRASLPANALLLIVPRHPQRFDEVEKLIAAQGLAVQRRSGLAQDDLVAAGTQVLLGDSMGEMFAYYAACDCAFVGGSLLPLGGQNLIEPAALGKPVLIGPHTFNFALVTEQAIAAGGAARVADADALMAQASALLQDPAQLASMGQKALAFAAQHRGATPRTIAAIQPLLR, via the coding sequence ATGCGACTTCTTTATACCCTTGCCTGGTGGCTGGCCTTGCCCCTGGTGCTGGCGCGGCTGTGGTTGCGCGGACGCCAGGAACCCGGCTACCGGCAGCACTGGGGCGAGCGCCTGGGCTTTTACCCTCGCCAGCAGGCACCTGCACCAGCCACGCTCTGGCTACACGCCGTCTCCGTTGGCGAGACGCGCGCGGCCGAGCCGCTGATCGATGCGCTGCTGGCCGCATGGCCCGCGTGCCGCATCGTCCTCACGCACATGACGCCGACGGGGCGCGCGACCGGTAAAACCTTGTTTGCCAAACATGGCGCGCGCCTCGTGCAAAGCTACCTGCCCTACGACACGGGCGCCATGCCGGCCCGTTTCATCCGTCACTTTGCGCCGCGCATCTGCATCCTGATGGAGACGGAAGTGTGGCCGAACCTGATCCACCAATGCAATCGCTACAAAGTGCCGGTGGTGCTGGCCAACGCGCGCTTGTCGCAGCGTTCGCTGGGCAAGGCGCAGCGCCTGGGCAAACTCATTGCGGACGCGGCGCGCGGCATCACCCTGGTGGCGGCGCAGACGCAGGACGACGCCGAGCGCGTGCGCCTGCTGGGCGTGCGGAACGTGGTCGTCACGGGCAGCATCAAGTTCGACGTCGTCGTGCCCGCGGCGGCGCTGGCGACGGGGGCCGCGCTGCGCAGCGCCATCGATGCATCGTCCCACCCGCGCCCCGTGCTGCTGTGCGCCAGCACGCGCGGAGGCGAAGAGCATCTGCTCCTCGATGCGTATATCCGCGCCAGCTTGCCGGCGAATGCGCTTCTGCTGATCGTGCCGCGCCATCCGCAGCGCTTTGACGAAGTGGAAAAGCTGATCGCGGCGCAGGGCCTGGCCGTGCAGCGCAGGTCCGGTCTGGCGCAGGACGATCTTGTGGCGGCGGGCACGCAGGTGCTGCTGGGCGACTCGATGGGCGAGATGTTTGCGTATTACGCGGCCTGCGATTGCGCCTTTGTCGGCGGCAGCCTGCTGCCGCTGGGCGGACAAAACCTGATCGAGCCGGCGGCCCTGGGCAAACCCGTGCTGATCGGCCCGCACACCTTCAATTTCGCGCTCGTGACCGAGCAGGCGATTGCCGCCGGCGGTGCTGCGCGGGTGGCGGACGCCGACGCGCTGATGGCGCAGGCGTCGGCCTTGCTGCAGGATCCCGCGCAGCTGGCGTCGATGGGGCAAAAGGCGTTGGCCTTCGCGGCGCAGCACCGGGGCGCCACGCCGCGCACTATCGCTGCCATCCAACCTTTGCTGCGATAG